ACAATTATGGGTCCATGTCCTGCACAAACCGTTGTGTCGGATTGGATGGTATGTAGGATTCTTGTCAATGATTTTTCAGCCTCTTGTTTATTGCTTTTGGGGAAGGTGGCTACTACTTTCAATCCTGGAATATAAGCATCCCCTGTAAAAAGATGCTGATTAACCTGATATGTGAGACAACTCCAGTCGTGCCCTTTTGTCTCCATGACATGAAGCGTATGATTGGGAAATAATTCCACAACATCATGCTCTTTCAGGATAGCAACATCATTTGATTGATAAATAAATTCTGTGTGATGATAGCGGGAAAAATTATATTTTGGTTCATACAGGCTTACCGCTCCATTTTCGGAAGTGAACACATGAATATGTGGGTATTGATCTTTTAATGTATTTAGTCCGTAGATGTGATCAAAATGGGTATGCGTCAACAGAACACCTGCGACTGTTTTGTTGTTCTCCTTTAACCATGCTTCCACCTGATAGCTGTCCCCGCAATCAATAAGCCAACAATGGCGTGAGTCGTGATCGAAAAGAATATAGGTATTTGATTGATATACCGAATTGATAATCTGATGCACCTCCATGTTATTTCGCCGTATAGCCTCCATCAACAAATAAGTTGGTTCCGGTTACCCATTTTGAAGCATCGGAAAGTAGATAAATACAGGCATTTGCTACATCCTCCGTTGTTCCGAGCCCTAGCA
The sequence above is drawn from the Microbacter margulisiae genome and encodes:
- a CDS encoding MBL fold metallo-hydrolase yields the protein MEAIRRNNMEVHQIINSVYQSNTYILFDHDSRHCWLIDCGDSYQVEAWLKENNKTVAGVLLTHTHFDHIYGLNTLKDQYPHIHVFTSENGAVSLYEPKYNFSRYHHTEFIYQSNDVAILKEHDVVELFPNHTLHVMETKGHDWSCLTYQVNQHLFTGDAYIPGLKVVATFPKSNKQEAEKSLTRILHTIQSDTTVCAGHGPIIVPIDDRTNNA